The genomic segment TTTGGttagctacatatatatatataggttaaaCATGATGTACAAAATCtataaaaatgttaatgaaaatGATCCCATTACTTTGGAGGTCTAGAGATTTTTCTTGCTTTCTGTTTGGTACACAAAAACATTGACAGCACTATGTATGTTTGCAAGGGATTGGATTATATTCTGATGAgaatgattttgattttttcttcCTCTCTAGCGGGTGGAAAACGGGGATCTCAATTGGCTTATTCCCCATAAAATGTTGGCCTTTAGTGGTCCCCACTCCAAGAGCCAGATAGAGAATGGTATGACGTCATCTTCAGCGTGCCCGCTGAGTGCTACACTAGTACTAGTTGTCCGGAATTAGCCCAGTTAGTCACAAGCTGTGACTTTGCCTGTTTCTGTCTGCTAACAGCTTCTTTTGCTGTGCCTTTAAAACACCATCTACATAGTCATTATAGTTAGCGATTTTCCCtcattaaagaaaatcaaaacatCAGTCATTCCTAAACTTCATAAAACTATCCAACATTTCTATAGCTTAACTATCAGGTTAAGGGAGAAGTGATTTTTCTATTAAAAACATGGCATAGGATAAGTTATATTGAAATAATCCCCAGAAATTCCAAAATGTCAAGATTATAGTAAAGATGCATGTAGAAACACCTCTCTAagtcaaaaaaataaatgcaaattgaataacatttttagctcatctgGTCCGAAGGGCTGGTGAGTTTATGCCATTGTCCTTCAACATTTGCTTTAATTCACTACTAGACATAAaatactgaatggattttaaacaaatttggtcagaaagatccttgggggaaggggaacagagtttgcaaTAATGACAATTTTGACTCCCAAGAGGCCAAAAGGGCatggcccaatagggaaaatagaggtaaattctttaaatcgccactagtcataaagttatcgatggatttgaactaaatttggtcagaaacatccttaggggaagtggaacagaaaaataaatgtaatgttactTAACGATGACATTCcggtgagcgatgcaggccctctgggcatctttttctctctctctctctctcttttaaaaaaaattttgtttagATAATATCTATTTCTTAATGTAGATATCTTAGTATGAACACTTTAGTTTTCTGGACTGTTAGTATATTACTTGTACATAATGCATGGCTCATACCAAATCATGATCATTACAAATCTTTGTCATTATTTTAGAGGAGTCTTTGTCATTATTCTAGAGGAGTCTCCTTTGTTTATACAGCATGTCTTAGGATAGCTGGCTTCAGTAGTGACAACATCCACTCTAccggtacatgtatatatgtatctggtcctgtaccatacctactgtgtcggtacatgtatatatgtatccggtcctgtaccatacctactaccggtacatgtatatatgtatccggtcctgtaccatacctactaccggtacatgtatatatgtatccggtcctgtaccatacctactgtgtcggtacatgtatatatgtatccggtcctgtaccatacctactgtgcaggtacatgtatatatgtatccgGTCCTGTATATACGtaccatacctactgtaccggtacatgtatatatgtatccgGTCCTGTACCATACCTACTGTGCAGGGATATTCTAAGTCATTAATGTCAGGGGAGAATCTCAGGGTTTTAGATAGTGTGGATGGAATTTTCCTATATAATATAGCACATTCTGAGAATAAGATTTTCAGCAGAAATATGGGTataaatctgtaaatgttgTCCAAAGTGATCCCTGAAGCGGTGAAAATACTGCACTGGCACTCACAGGACCTCAATTTTAATGTGTCTTCGTATATAATTACATTCAGTGTAAAAGTTTTTTTGTCAGTGTTAGTTGTCAGTTTTGTCAGTTTGCCTTTTCCCAATTGAGGCAAATAATAAATTATGCATTacgaaaaaaaatgtatataaatattacatttgatatatatatgggaCCTCCTGAAATTAGTTAACACTTTCGTCACTGAATAAATTGCATGATGGGTATTGTGGCCCTAAGAAAATATGCACGTGGCTTTTCCTGGCCTGAATTAATTTACGATTATTGACGttcaatttgacatttatttttaaaggcACGTTTTTGAGAGAAATGCATTGCAGAATTGATGATACAGACGCACATAAGTAAACAGGATTATCGAGAATATCTTATAGATTTAATACGCTTGAAAAATACAGTCGAAAACAACAAATTGGCTTGTGACTTGCCTACCTTGCGTATAATTCTAGCGGAGAACACGATTCCAAATTTGGGAATGTGTACTTTCGTTTTGCAGCGCGATCAAAACGTACATTCGTCATGGAAACAAGTATCatattatacttttaaaaacGAGATTTACAAATCTAACTATTGGATATTGTTTTTGGAAACCGCTCTGTACAGTCAGCGGTAGCATGCAGTACCAACAGCAAATTCTCGATTTTGGTTGTTAGTCGCCATTTTGACGACGCGGTTCCAACATCAAGAAGGATAACTCTCACCGCCACGAAAACTTAGGAAGCAAAATACAGTTTGAATGAGCTCttctaacatttaatataaacgaggggaaaagaaaatgaaaacaatacaatgaacaACACAGTGAATTAAGTGTTAAACGCGTGCATCAAGGGTGGGTAGTCACTTGCAAGCATGAAAGGGCAgcctttttctttgtttatttttgggttttttccatttttttttaacaagttgtgttttcaaatacatgaatcttttttttatattttgatgcaaTATTACAAAAACGCATTTTCGTAAggctttttttcttttgtttttttttcttcaatttttcttcctttcttttaatttgtttttcttgttttcattattttttaattttcataatgaGGTACACTGTAAATGATATTCATTGCTTGCAACTTAGTAGTTCAAGCAAATTAATACTGccagaaaaatgaaatgttcagcAAAAAGATTGACTGATTTATCCTGCTGTCTCTTTGTGcaacacatgtaacaaacatGATACCATGACCGAGATGCAAACTTGTCCCAGGTAGGGTCAGACAATCCTTTCTTGAGGTGAATTTATCAACCAGTCCCCATATGATGCTTTATGTAAACTGCAGGAATGACAACTATTGCTTGCCCTGTCCAGGAAAGTTGTTGGTACATTGAAGGAACACCTGATAAGAGTTCAGCttttatgattaattaaatactGCAGGTTTTGATCTGCCTTGTTTACACCACCAATATGGGAAATGTAGTCTGTTATTAGTTCTGGGCAAGATATATTTCCCTGGCAAACTTGTCATCTTCTTGTTTAATAATCTGTGAGTCTGTTTATACCTCTGTGGCAGGTTCGATATGAAAAGTAGAGAGTGCAGTGAcacattttttttgtctttccaTACAACAGATACCAGTGGGCCTTTTTTGTACAATATCATCTGGCCTTTTCTGCATGATATCCCTTGGTAGATCATGGCAGTTGGACCTTAATTACTATagaccttatatatataattactgtacaacagtcatAGGTGTTCTCATTCAAAGTGATGTTAAATATAAGAGTCATCCTGGTATACATGTCCCCAGCCTTGACCCTGAATACCAGTCCCCTGTAAACATTTCTTCACAACACTGGCTAGAGTTCATTCTGCATTATGGCATCTTCCTCCAGTTAATTTATTATGAACACAccagaaaatgtcattataatataggGATTTATTTGTTATGAGTGGATACATTTTGAGTGTTAATAAATTGTATCTTTGCACTATAATTGTGATTGGGACAGCATTACATATGCACCTTTATGGAtgttgtatgaagtttgagattCCTGTATTCACAATGAGTACAACTCAGTatgaatgtaataaaaaatgggtattaaaaaaattcaagtACATGTAGGAGAAAAAATACCATAATCAGCTGATAATATTGTATCTGATGAAGTAGTCAATTCATTACCATAAAGTTTTACTGACAGCCTGGTTCATGACCACACTCAATGCCATACAAAGACACAGGAAAGCTTTCATTTAACAACACTAACAGCCTTTCAATGCGGCCCTTCCTAAGTTGCttgcaattttgttttattccgGATTTGTCACTTGTGTCAATTTCGAATTTGCAGTGTTGAGCATATAATTCCGATCTCCTCTATCAGTGTATCAATTAATACCTGATCTAAAAACAATGCCAGATAATCCACTGACTCCTTGTCTTAAGTCAAGGACCTTGTGTTTCCCCTTGATGTAAAAATATGTCGTAGCCTTCTCTCAAAATAATCGAAGCCGTAgaaattttcagattttgacaGCACGCAAAATAACTACATGACAACAAAGATCGCTACTTTATTGGTAGATATAATACGTTTCCATGATTGTAACGAGAATGTAAAAAACGATATGAATTACAAgttcaaaatcttttaaaaaaacacgcaattaaatataaaccaaatcGTGAATTCGTATCAATCGACGTACTCACATGTGTGTGTTTATAGAGCCATCTTGGATAAGatatggtcatgtgatcatgatCTGTGTTACTAAAATTAGAATACTCGGtcttctgtttgtgttaaaaatcCGAATTATTAGCTCGTTTTCCCGATAAAGTATCAACAgaaatacaatgaaacatacatataaaaccaTGCAAGTAGTTTTGGAACGATGTCTTTGATAGATGGTGGAGATTTGATCATAAAAGCTAGCGAGTTGGCAGACACTGCCGCGCCGCTGACGTGATGCACCAGTGGTTCATTCAATTAATCAAACGTATCgttgtttctgtgtttttaaTTCACGAATATGTGAACCATTTGTACAAAACgtcaatttaaatacatattgcaAACTGTCCTGAACATTCCCAGCTTTATTACACAGGACAAAAAACTAGAttcgttatatattttttcgggAATCAGTTGTTTACTCGCTCCCGTCCGACCGGAAGTTCTCGAGAGCAGAAGTTTAAAACAAGTTGGACGTTATACGTAAATTTAGACATCTAAAGTTGTGTTACgtattgttaatttcattatttattgccAAACATTATCTCATTCAAGTAAGAATCAGTCATGATTATTTAAATCGCTGTATCATCACTTcaaaaaaatgcagaaaaaaatctacttccgtgatgcattaatgcatcattcggccccggcacggtgatgcattaatgcatcattcggccccggcccggtgatgcattaatgcatcatcaGGGCTTAAAGGGTTAACACAGGGACATTGTTTAGAATCGTTTTTTCTGTATGTACAGAAGGACATGTAGATAAGCAGCTTTGggtatattgttgatattttctaatCACAATATCATGATTACTCACAAGTACAACCACAGTGTTTCAGATCTCAATTTATAGTTTGTTGTGTTcttaatattaattatatatgaacatacaatatataggtattttCTCATACATTGATCGAAAATTTTAACTGGGTTATCATTTTATGGTACCTTGTAGAGattttggtttgtattgttatggaCATATATAGCTTTTCTAGAACACAGGATATTTTGAATTGGCTACTTTTCTAGAACACAGGATATTTTGAATTGGTTACTTTTCTAGAACACAGGATATTTTGAATTGGTTacaagtactgtatatattgatgtggTTGAAACATCAGAAATATATGTTGCTATATTCTTATACAGTGCACTCTGTCCAATCCGGATATTTGCCAAAACCGACCAAATAATTTGGTCCCAAAAATTTCcttatttatttatagtaaacAAACTCTGCAtaatccggactctgtctattctgtaatccGGCCATACATTCCGGCCCCATTCCTTGTGTATACTAGTAAATCTACTCTGTATAAACCGGCGTCTGTCCCATTCATGTTCCATGGTAGCAGTGGCTTCAGGGGCTCCCAACGAGTGTTTTATACACAGTACAGCACAGTTGTAATTGCTGCACAGCAGAATTATCGATTGACCATTTGATTTACCGTCACTGTCCACAGGTGGCCACGGTTGGATAAATACCTGAACAGATGTTACGTACAATAAAGAATgcatttttgtcaatttatacatgtgtttgtaaatgtatcgTAATTCAGAAATGTTTCGTGAAGGCTGGCTTCCCCTTCGCGAACCTCACTTCACTATTACATGTACACCAGATGAGGAAGTcggagatgatgatgatgacatacCTTTTGTATTACTTCCTTTAACAAACATAGATATCCCAACAGCCGCTGACATTAAGGACTAATTAGAAATTGAGGCTAATTCCTCAGATTGGGAATCTGTACTTGTAGAAAGTGTCAGATTGGTTGATTGCTCGGACTTGGTTGAAGGCCAccttaaaacaaacaacagtcaGTGATTGTTCGGTTTAGACAGAGTCCACTGTATTGTGGTCCCAAAGGTGTCTGGTTTAGACAGAGTCCACTGTATTGTGGTCCCAAAGGTGTCCAGTTTAGACAGAGTCCACTGTACTGTGGTCCCAAaggtgtccggtttagacagagtccACTGTATTGTGGTCCCAAAGGTttccggtttagacagagtccactgtacatgtatatgtgtaccaACACTCGTACATACATGTGTGTCACACAGGACCACATATATAGTAATGTATTTTAGATAAAAAAGATTGTCTAGTTTGTAAAAAGACAATTTGTCTTGCCCATATATATGCTTATGCTATATATCTAGTATATACTTGTTTATGAAGTCATTTTTATTAgtttctgaatttttttttcaatgaattgTACAGCATGTAAGATATCTACCAAAGGTTGattttaattaatgaaaaagtaccaaaaatcaattcattcaaatatttcatgttgtttaattgaaaattgtgctaaaaatgttattttaatgatagactttctatgtaatttatttaaaatgttgtcTTTCCTTGGGATGTTgattaatgttttgatattcttTTTCTCTCTTACTTCAGGCTACCCTCTCCATGCACCAGAAGCATACTTTCCTTACTTCAGAAAACACAATGTCACAACGATAGTGCGGCTAAACAAGAAAATTTACGATGCCAGAAGGTTCACTGATGCTGGCTTTGACCACTACGACCTGTTCTTTATAGATGGCAGCACACCAAGTGATAGTATAATGCGTCAGTTCTTAGAACTTAGTGAAAATGCAGATGGAGGCATTGCAGTGCATTGTAAAGGTACAGCTCTGACACCTATATCATCTCAAACTAACATCTGTGAGATTTGAACCCCTGGTTTGGTCACAGCGGTTGGTCCCATAGTTTTGTTGCTTcagtattgtttgttttgtaactAATTATGAATTTAGACCCTTTCTTTTTTGAATTTGACTCATTATACAGACATGAATGGTTTAAcaataaagggagataagccaTACCATCAACTGTAATCTTTTATTCCCCCCTCCCTGAACTGTAAGCTGTGGAGTGTTATCTTCAgcttaaaaaatgaaatatttgaaataaatgttttctaCTTGTGTTACAGCGGGTCTTGGTCGTACGGGTACTCTGATTGCTTGTTATATGATGAAACACTACAAGTTCACAGCAGCAGAGTCTATAGCATGGTGCAGGATATCACGGCCGGGCTCCGTCATTGGGCCCCAACAGAACTTCTTAGAAGAGTATGTAATTAATTGTAACAAGATTGGATTGTTTTATGTCTTCATTTGATGGTAGAACATGTTTTTAGTAAGTGCTATTTTAAAGATGAATGCAGAGTAAACATGTTTGAATCACTGTATTTTATTCTACAATACTGATCTACTTCAGTATGTGGGGTCAACATAAACTATTCCATTATAAATTCTTTAAGAATTGGTACATGTTGTGTTTTATTGCTTCATTGAATGTCAACGTAAAGCAGATGACACAAGTGATTAGCTGATAGCTAAGGAGTTAATTTTGTGTTGGCAGAAAACAGGCTTGGTTGTGGATGCAGGGAGATCTATTTAGAGCAAAGATGAAGGAAAATGATCGGAAGCGAGACAGACATCACAGTGTGTCCAAAATACTTTCTGGTGTTGATGACATGAGGATTCAGGATGCCTTGGAAAATGAGAAATATGCGTTTGAGGCAGAATCTCATCTTGTATGTTATTCTAAAGTCAAAACTTGTTTGTGATGTTTATGTAATTTAAGTAATTGTTTATACTCGGAATTAAATGCAATATTCATCTTTAAATAGAAAATGttcataaaattgatatttttttaaagataattagATATCATTTTATGACTTGTTTGAAAATACAATAGTACAATTTTCAAAGCTTTTCCCATATAATTTACTCAGATCAATATTGGCAAATCATTGATCTGCTcattattaacattttaaaatgtttggtGTGTGGAACATTTCAGTATTCTGGTCCCGTTACCAGAGGGAGTCTGATTGAGACACAAGGAGATAAACTAAACCAGATGAAGCTTCTGCGGTCCAAACACGCTCGCTCTGCTACTACCGGCGCAGCAGGGTAAATATAAGTCTGACATAATCCCAACCTACTCCAGGGACACCACCAAGggcttgttttgttttaattgactGCTACAAAGTAAATCATCTCCAACAATTAAAAAAAGGGGTGTTGCACACGTTTCTTGTCTTTGGCATGAACTGATCATTTAAAGCTACTTTTATTCAATTTATAAGATAGTATATTACCAATACAAGTACTAAACTTAGCCCTTGGtatctatttatagactagTATATTACCAATACAAGTACTAAATTTAGCCCTTggtatctatttatagattagTATATTACCAATACAAGTACTAAACTTAGCCCATGGtatctatttatagactagTATATTACCAATACAAGTACTAAACTTAGCCAATGGtatctatttatagactagTATATAGCAATACAAGTACTAAATTTAGCCCTTggtatctatttatagattaatATATTaccaagatttcaagatttcaagattttttattCACTCAAGACACACAAAGTGTGTAACAAGTACTAAACTTAGCCCTTggtatcaattatatatatatagttcacaAGGCCTAGTATAagtttatcatattatatatatatcacaaggCCTAGTACAagtttatgatattatatatatcacaaggCCTAGTACAagtttatgatattatatatatatcacaaggCCTAGTACAagtttatgatattatatatatcacaaggCCTAGTACAagtttatgatattatatatatcacaaggCCTAGTACAagtttatgatattatatatatatagttcacaAGGCCTAGTACAAGTTTATGATATCGCCACATGATTAGCTTGATTCCCAGCTCgatttgtgttgtttttttgctAGTGTATAagtgttggtgtgaccttgtcATGTAGTCTTCACTGCTAGGAGTTACACTACACTTCCTCTTGATATAGGCATGACGACGTAAAGGGCCACAAACGATCAACAACACAGCCGTTCCGCCCCATAGGGTCAAAGAGTGCTCATTCAGGCACTGCAATGTCTCCTTTAAAGGCCTCAAAGGTCAGCACTGTTAGCAACAACCATAGCAACTCAACATCATCAGTCAAACGGAACACACGCCATGCGCCAGGCTCCTCCACTAGTGCCAAAAGGTAAGACTAAACACCAAGATGAAATTTGATCCAATGTGTTTTATTCCGTGTATGTAAGTGTACATTGAACTTAGACCTGGACTACCATTGAATGCTGTATGGTACATTGCTTGAGTTCATAAGCAGTTGCAGTCCAGATTTGCACTTCGACCTCTTGAACTTTCTACCGCTTTACCCTTCCCACCTTGTCCTTCAACACTGTCACAGTTTGTTGAACTAATGTTGTTCCTTGCATTGTTATGTAAGAAGGATCAGCTATCTAATCTCCTACCTTTGTGTATCCTGTCTGTCCGAGAAAAACTTTCTTTCTTGTATTATCAATGGAAGAAATGTGAATGGAGATTTTATGTGAATGagaaaaaataatcttaatATTTTATTGGGAAAGCAAAATTTGACcatttttcatttctatttgTCATTATACTGTGTCTTGTAACAAATTTGTTGTTAAAAGTTTATGAGAGGACTTTTATTCTTTTCTATGTGATACTCTATTGACAACTAACAAATTCCTTTAAACCAGTTTTTGGGCCTTAATATTCAGATGTAGATACATATGGTGTCCTCATATCTTTTTTAATATgctcattttatttttattttgtatagaAAGTTTTTTTATAACTAACATGAAAGTATGAAATTGAATTGCTTTcttgtcatttttgttttcctcAAAAGTTAGTTTGGAAGTGTATAATTTTTTAATGAACTTTGGAAGTGTATAATTTTTTAATGAACTTTGGAAGTGTATAATTTTTTAATGAACTTGTGAAGTTGTGTATGAAATGTCACCTTCTGGTTTTGTAGAAAGTACCACTCCCACACCTATAGCCTGAGGAAGGCCATGGGCACAAGGTATCTATTGCCCTAACGAGATGTATACTGgcgtttttttttcttagttCCCTGGTCCACAGGACCCGTGATTTTTTTACTCCTACAGCGATCCTCACGTTTGGTTCTCACTGCATGCTTGTGTACGGTCAAACCTAATTTGTTATCCAGCtgtgatgttttttgttttatttttttttatttttctaaattctCATATTTTTTGTAGGCTTGGATTTTTGTTGGACTTGTGATTGACATTAATTTGGGGAGTGTTTGtgtaatgtattttgtattgtcaGTCGGCAATTTCTTTAATACGAGTTGTATGTCTTAATAAACTGTTAATATTGTCTGAATGAGGATATGGGCAACTTAGTATTTGTTAGATAGAAGTAACAATGGAAGTAGATATGTATTTGGTGTTTTTGTATTACAGAATTACACTAGGGAATATCAGTCTAGGATCTAAAGTGGTCAGGAAGCTGACATTAAGTGGGTTTTATTGGTAGATTAATTACAAACTTTATCACCAGgaattataaatatttccagATAAAAGTTACTTTAATGTAACTCTGAAATTAAGGCTGACCTAATATGATTTATGAAATACCTTgcttattttattgttttatgtgtttattttacagttATACAATgactgtccatctgtctgtatGTCCGAGTTTTTGTTTCCTTTTAAATGATCTCTCCTATCTCTCATACCTTCTGCCACaatccattatttttttctatacgTGTTTGGACATGGTAGTTTGATCTGACACAGCGTTGTACCTTCCTTGTTATCTTGACTATATCTTGCATGtgtatggttttttttttttatgatggACATAATATTTTGTGATGGTCGTGCCATATTTCAAACTGCAGGAAATACTCTGAAGTCAAATCTATGTGTGTGAAGTAAAGATAAGTTTGTATGTATAACACAACTCCAGAAAAGTGACTTTACGGTGGTTTTAGATTGGAGATTTTTTAGCAGTTAACTCAgata from the Pecten maximus chromosome 4, xPecMax1.1, whole genome shotgun sequence genome contains:
- the LOC117324901 gene encoding dual specificity protein phosphatase CDC14C-like isoform X1 is translated as MYSIQNMADENDIIGSASEFIKDRLYFATLRSKPRSTAHTHYFCVDDELVYENFYADFGPLNLALLYRYCCKLNKKLKAHCGLSLTNCDIGTDNSGNDIDNIITDSFSLAKKRIIHYTSFDARKRANAAFLISSYAIIYLKKTPEEAYRPLVAGSNPPFLPFRDASFGACTYNLTLLDCLHGISKALANGFFNFDTFDVDEYEHYEKVENGDFNWIVPNKFLAFCGPHTKTKIENGYPLHAPEAYFPYFRKHNVTTIVRLNKKIYDARRFTDAGFDHYDLFFIDGSTPSDSIMRQFLELSENADGGIAVHCKAGLGRTGTLIACYMMKHYKFTAAESIAWCRISRPGSVIGPQQNFLEEKQAWLWMQGDLFRAKMKENDRKRDRHHSVSKILSGVDDMRIQDALENEKYAFEAESHLYSGPVTRGSLIETQGDKLNQMKLLRSKHARSATTGAAGHDDVKGHKRSTTQPFRPIGSKSAHSGTAMSPLKASKVSTVSNNHSNSTSSVKRNTRHAPGSSTSAKRKYHSHTYSLRKAMGTSSSSSRYDNDSQDYFENRLNKDFKSNLYNTSGDLSSWPYKYQLRSSTVGSSYSQY